One part of the Denticeps clupeoides chromosome 16, fDenClu1.1, whole genome shotgun sequence genome encodes these proteins:
- the mdka gene encoding midkine a produces the protein MWFLWDQIGLVFVETKGGATLRAEFCDKLRGLKPQKELLPAKMRGLLSTIILLLLALMIATTEAGKNKKEKGKGSKVSSDCTDWRFGACVPNNGDCGAGVREGTCNGETKKVKCKVPCNWKKEFGADCKYKFENWGECDTESGLKTRIGTLKKALFDVECQTSIRVTKPCGVKPKTNSKGKKGKGN, from the exons ATGTGGTTCTTATGGGACCAGATCGGACTAGTTTTTGTGGAAACAAAGGGCGGCGCGACGCTGCGAGCCGAGTTCTGCGACAAACTCCGCGGTTTAAAGCCACAGAAAGAACTTTTACCTGCAAA GATGCGCGGCCTTCTGTCCACCATCATCCTCCTGCTCTTGGCCCTGATGATCGCCACCACGGAGGCAGGCAAAAATAAGAAAG AAAAGGGCAAAGGCTCCAAAGTGTCCTCGGACTGTACCGACTGGCGCTTCGGTGCCTGTGTGCCCAATAATGGGGACTGTGGTGCTGGCGTTAGAGAGGGCACCTGCAACGGCGAAACCAAGAAAGTCAAGTGCAAAGTGCCTTGCAACTGGAAGAAGGAGTTTGGCG CCGACTGCAAGTACAAGTTTGAGAACTGGGGTGAGTGCGATACCGAGTCTGGACTGAAGACACGGATCGGCACCCTGAAGAAGGCGCTCTTCGATGTGGAATGCCAGACTTCCATCAGGGTGACCAAGCCATGTGGAGTAAAGCCTAAGACAAACTCCAAAG GAAAGAAAGGGAAGGGAAACTAA